Below is a window of Flavobacterium sp. CFS9 DNA.
AAGTTCAGTTAAAGATTTTTTACCGAAATTACGGAATTTCATTAGGTCATTTTTATTGAACGATACTAAATCACCAAGTGTATCAACTTCAGCCGCTTTCAAGCAATTTAATGCTCTCACAGATAAATCCATATCAACAAGCTTAGTTTTAAGCAATTGTCTCATATGCAATGACTCTTCATCATACGATTCTGTTTGTGCAATTTCGTCAGCCTCGAGTGTAATTCTTTCGTCAGAAAATAACATGAAGTGGTGAATTAAAACTTTTGCAGCTTCAGTAAGAGCATCTTTTGGATTAATAGAACCATCAGTTTTAATTTCAAAAACTAATTTTTCGTAATCTGTTTTTTGCTCCACACGGAAGTTTTCAATTGCGTATTTTACATTTTTTACCGGAGTAAAAATAGAGTCTGTAAAAATAGTCCCAATTGCAGCATTCTGTTTTTTGTTCTCCTCAGCAGGCACGTATCCTCTACCTTTTTCAATAGTTAAATCGAAGTTCAATTTGATTTTTGAATCTAAATTACAGATAACAAGATCTGGGTTCAGAACTTGAAAACCTGAAATAAATTTTTGAAAATCACCTGCTGTTAATTGATCTTTACCAGAAACAGAAATAGTAACTGCTTCATTATCGATATCTTCAATTTGACGTTTGAAACGTACTTGTTTTAGATTAAGGATAATTTCGGTAACATCTTCAACAACACCTGAAATAGTAGAAAACTCATGATCCACACCCTCGATACGAACAGATGTAATTGCATAACCTT
It encodes the following:
- a CDS encoding DNA-directed RNA polymerase subunit alpha, whose protein sequence is MAIFNFQKPDKVIMIDSTDFEGKFEFRPLEPGYGLTVGNALRRVLLSALEGYAITSVRIEGVDHEFSTISGVVEDVTEIILNLKQVRFKRQIEDIDNEAVTISVSGKDQLTAGDFQKFISGFQVLNPDLVICNLDSKIKLNFDLTIEKGRGYVPAEENKKQNAAIGTIFTDSIFTPVKNVKYAIENFRVEQKTDYEKLVFEIKTDGSINPKDALTEAAKVLIHHFMLFSDERITLEADEIAQTESYDEESLHMRQLLKTKLVDMDLSVRALNCLKAAEVDTLGDLVSFNKNDLMKFRNFGKKSLTELDELVAVKNLTFGMDLAKYKLDKE